Proteins co-encoded in one Rhopalosiphum maidis isolate BTI-1 chromosome 2, ASM367621v3, whole genome shotgun sequence genomic window:
- the LOC113551515 gene encoding mitochondrial chaperone BCS1 isoform X1: MPLNDLLSTLGDNPYFGAGFGLFGLGLGAAVLRKGASAGLVLFRRNFMMTLEVPCRDKSYQWVLLWVTQKAARRTQHLSVETTFEQMDTGRVNTTYHFLPSIGVHLIEYNGKYIQVTRTREQQSLDLHAGVPWENVVLTAFGTNKSLFTNILEEARQMALKTLEGRTIVYTALGSEWRPFGHPQKPRPLTSVVLDDGISERILKDVQKFISKPFWYIERGIPYRRGYLLHGPPGCGKTSFIKALAGELQYGVCLLNLSERGLTDDRLNYLMTAAPQNTIILLEDVDAAFGGRHESKQVASAYDGLSRVTLSGLLNALDGAASSEARILFMTTNYIERLDAALIRPGRVDSKEYIGHCSQSQIERMYNRFFLENNDNEKHAKEFAETVFKTGKPASAAQIQGYFMLLEDSSPSELIKNYNLIWDA; the protein is encoded by the exons atgccgCTAAATGATCTACTGTCCACACTCGGTGACAATCCGTACTTCGGTGCAGGCTTTGGTCTGTTCGGGCTCGGATTGGGAGCAGCCGTGTTGCGCAAGGGCGCCTCCGCCGGTCTAGTGTTGTTTCGCCGAAATTTCATGATGACCTTGGAAGTACCGTGCCGTGACAAAAGCTATCAATGGGTACTTCTGTGGGTAACGCAAAAGGCAGCCAGGCGTACTCAGCACCTGAGCGTAGAGACAACTTTCGAACAAATGGATACCGGACGGGTGAACACCACATATCATTTCTTACCCAGCATTGGAGTACATTTGATTGA gtacaatggtaaatatattcaaGTAACCAGAACAAGAGAACAACAATCGTTAGATTTGCATGCTGGTGTTCCGTGGGAAAATGTTGTACTCACTGCATTTGGCACAAATAAGTCGCTATTCACTAATATATTAGAAGaag CTCGTCAGATGGCTTTAAAAACATTGGAAGGCCGTACAATAGTATATACCGCTTTAGGATCAGAATGGCGTCCTTTTGGACATCCGCAAAAGCCTAGGCCTCTAACATCAGTTGTATTAGATGATGGTATTTCTGAAAGAATATTAAAGGACGTACAAAAGTTTATTTCCAAACCATTTTGGTACATTGAACGTGGGATACCATATAGAAGAGGTTATTTATTGCACGGTCCACCTGGTTGTGGAAAGACATCTTTTATTAAAGCTTTAGCTGGAGAACTTCAGTATGgtgtatgtttattaaatttaagcgAACGTGGACTCACAGATGAtagattaaactatttaatgacTGCTGCTcctcaaaatacaattatattattagaagatGTAGATGCTGCTTTTGGCGGAAGACATGAATCTAAACAAG ttgctTCTGCTTATGATGGACTTAGTCGTGTAACATTAAGTGGCTTATTAAATGCTCTTGATGGGGCTGCTTCATCTGAAgctagaatattatttatgacaacAAATTACATTGAAAG acTAGATGCTGCATTGATAAGACCTGGTAGAGTAGATTCAAAGGAGTATATTGGTCATTGTTCACAGTCACAAATTGAACGAATGTATAATCGATTTTTCCTAGAAAATAACGATAATGAAAAACATGCTAAAGAGTTTGCGGAAACTGTTTTCAAAACTGGAAAACCTGCAAGTGCAGCTCAAATACAaggttattttatgttattagaaGACTCATCTCCCAGTGAAttaattaagaattataatttaatttgggatgcataa
- the LOC113551515 gene encoding mitochondrial chaperone BCS1 isoform X2, translating into MMTLEVPCRDKSYQWVLLWVTQKAARRTQHLSVETTFEQMDTGRVNTTYHFLPSIGVHLIEYNGKYIQVTRTREQQSLDLHAGVPWENVVLTAFGTNKSLFTNILEEARQMALKTLEGRTIVYTALGSEWRPFGHPQKPRPLTSVVLDDGISERILKDVQKFISKPFWYIERGIPYRRGYLLHGPPGCGKTSFIKALAGELQYGVCLLNLSERGLTDDRLNYLMTAAPQNTIILLEDVDAAFGGRHESKQVASAYDGLSRVTLSGLLNALDGAASSEARILFMTTNYIERLDAALIRPGRVDSKEYIGHCSQSQIERMYNRFFLENNDNEKHAKEFAETVFKTGKPASAAQIQGYFMLLEDSSPSELIKNYNLIWDA; encoded by the exons ATGATGACCTTGGAAGTACCGTGCCGTGACAAAAGCTATCAATGGGTACTTCTGTGGGTAACGCAAAAGGCAGCCAGGCGTACTCAGCACCTGAGCGTAGAGACAACTTTCGAACAAATGGATACCGGACGGGTGAACACCACATATCATTTCTTACCCAGCATTGGAGTACATTTGATTGA gtacaatggtaaatatattcaaGTAACCAGAACAAGAGAACAACAATCGTTAGATTTGCATGCTGGTGTTCCGTGGGAAAATGTTGTACTCACTGCATTTGGCACAAATAAGTCGCTATTCACTAATATATTAGAAGaag CTCGTCAGATGGCTTTAAAAACATTGGAAGGCCGTACAATAGTATATACCGCTTTAGGATCAGAATGGCGTCCTTTTGGACATCCGCAAAAGCCTAGGCCTCTAACATCAGTTGTATTAGATGATGGTATTTCTGAAAGAATATTAAAGGACGTACAAAAGTTTATTTCCAAACCATTTTGGTACATTGAACGTGGGATACCATATAGAAGAGGTTATTTATTGCACGGTCCACCTGGTTGTGGAAAGACATCTTTTATTAAAGCTTTAGCTGGAGAACTTCAGTATGgtgtatgtttattaaatttaagcgAACGTGGACTCACAGATGAtagattaaactatttaatgacTGCTGCTcctcaaaatacaattatattattagaagatGTAGATGCTGCTTTTGGCGGAAGACATGAATCTAAACAAG ttgctTCTGCTTATGATGGACTTAGTCGTGTAACATTAAGTGGCTTATTAAATGCTCTTGATGGGGCTGCTTCATCTGAAgctagaatattatttatgacaacAAATTACATTGAAAG acTAGATGCTGCATTGATAAGACCTGGTAGAGTAGATTCAAAGGAGTATATTGGTCATTGTTCACAGTCACAAATTGAACGAATGTATAATCGATTTTTCCTAGAAAATAACGATAATGAAAAACATGCTAAAGAGTTTGCGGAAACTGTTTTCAAAACTGGAAAACCTGCAAGTGCAGCTCAAATACAaggttattttatgttattagaaGACTCATCTCCCAGTGAAttaattaagaattataatttaatttgggatgcataa